The Streptococcus sp. 29896 genome includes a region encoding these proteins:
- a CDS encoding CTP synthase, which translates to MTKYIFVTGGVVSSIGKGIVAASLGRLLKNRGLKVTIQKFDPYINIDPGTMSPYQHGEVFVTDDGAETDLDLGHYERFIDVNLNKYSNVTTGKIYSEVLRKERKGEYLGATVQVIPHITDALKDKIKRAARTTDADVIITEVGGTVGDIESLPFLEALRQMKADVGSDNVMYIHTTLLPYLKAAGEMKTKPTQHSVKELRGLGIQPNMLVIRTEQPAGQGIKNKLAQFCDVAPEAVIESLDVEHLYQIPLNMQAQNMDQIVCDHLKLDVPPADMTEWTAMVDKVLNLQKKVKIALVGKYVELQDAYISVVEALKHSGYANDAAIELDWVNANDLTAENVADRLGQAQGIIVPGGFGQRGTEGKIQAIRYARENDVPMLGVCLGMQLTCVEFARHVLGLEGANSFELDPETKYPIIDIMRDQIGVEDLGGTLRLGLYPSKLKRGSKAAAAYDNQEVVQRRHRHRYEFNNDFRQQFEQAGFVFSGVSPDNRLVEIVEIPENKFFVACQYHPELQSRPNRPEGLYTAFVTAAVENGSE; encoded by the coding sequence ATGACAAAATATATTTTTGTAACAGGTGGCGTTGTGTCATCGATTGGGAAGGGGATTGTGGCAGCAAGTTTGGGCCGCCTCTTGAAAAACAGAGGATTGAAAGTTACCATCCAAAAATTTGATCCCTACATCAACATTGACCCAGGAACTATGAGCCCTTACCAACACGGGGAAGTATTTGTGACAGATGATGGTGCAGAAACAGACTTGGATCTTGGTCACTATGAGCGATTCATCGACGTCAACCTCAACAAGTATTCAAACGTCACAACTGGTAAAATTTACAGCGAAGTCCTTCGCAAAGAACGTAAGGGAGAGTACCTAGGAGCAACGGTTCAGGTGATTCCACACATTACAGATGCTTTGAAAGACAAAATCAAGCGTGCAGCTCGTACTACAGATGCAGATGTCATCATCACGGAAGTGGGTGGTACAGTAGGTGATATTGAAAGCTTGCCATTCCTTGAAGCCCTTCGTCAGATGAAGGCAGATGTCGGTTCAGACAATGTTATGTATATCCACACCACCCTCTTGCCTTATCTCAAGGCGGCAGGAGAAATGAAGACCAAGCCGACCCAGCATTCGGTTAAAGAACTGCGTGGACTCGGAATCCAGCCAAACATGTTGGTAATTCGAACAGAGCAACCTGCTGGACAAGGAATTAAAAATAAACTAGCACAGTTCTGTGATGTGGCACCAGAAGCGGTCATTGAGTCCTTGGATGTCGAACATCTTTACCAAATCCCATTAAATATGCAGGCGCAGAACATGGATCAAATTGTTTGCGATCACTTGAAGCTCGACGTACCTCCAGCAGATATGACAGAGTGGACAGCGATGGTAGACAAGGTTCTTAATCTCCAGAAAAAAGTAAAAATCGCTTTAGTTGGTAAGTATGTAGAATTACAAGATGCCTACATTTCAGTTGTAGAAGCCTTGAAACACTCTGGCTATGCCAACGATGCTGCGATTGAGTTGGATTGGGTCAATGCCAACGATCTGACAGCAGAAAATGTAGCTGATCGACTTGGACAAGCCCAAGGGATTATCGTACCTGGTGGCTTTGGTCAACGCGGTACAGAAGGAAAAATTCAAGCCATTCGCTATGCGCGTGAGAATGATGTGCCTATGTTAGGGGTCTGCTTGGGCATGCAGTTGACCTGTGTGGAATTTGCTCGCCATGTCCTTGGATTAGAAGGAGCCAATAGTTTTGAGCTGGATCCAGAAACCAAATATCCGATTATCGATATCATGCGCGATCAAATTGGAGTAGAAGACCTTGGCGGAACGCTCCGTCTGGGACTCTATCCAAGTAAGCTCAAACGTGGTTCAAAGGCTGCTGCAGCCTATGATAATCAAGAAGTTGTTCAACGTCGTCACCGCCACCGTTACGAGTTTAACAATGACTTCCGTCAGCAATTTGAACAAGCTGGTTTTGTCTTCTCAGGTGTATCGCCAGACAACCGCTTGGTTGAGATTGTTGAAATTCCTGAGAACAAGTTCTTTGTGGCCTGTCAGTATCACCCAGAACTCCAATCTCGTCCAAATCGTCCGGAAGGACTCTATACAGCTTTTGTCACAGCAGCTGTTGAGAATGGAAGTGAATAA
- a CDS encoding ATP-binding cassette domain-containing protein → MRNLHFIVTLVAISLVAGLNVLFNYQIAGVTDSLTSGDRAGFIVQIWQLLAILCLMLVAEFVRQVCNQRFLNRIGYKIQATLVNRFLQGPSLLKQSEVAARVSAIHNDSEMVKELYYDTLFSLYQGVVSFLFACLALFGLDSQVSIAILLLTLVPIGLPYLFQNSRQRVQEAISQEKAAYQILLNDLLSGLVIIKNADRSQYFSDKTNDQYKRIYQLEDRKAFLSALLNVLSGLFFYLLTVLILCLGGQRILAGQMTVGALVAIYSISLELTMPISLIASSIADMASVRNLREQLLKQEPALPFSQKTKHPFTSLQVRNLSFSIEGTPLFSELSLNFEPGKKYLIQGESGVGKSTLAYLLMGQMGQGDEGVYLNGQPLKELGEEVAQSYLAFLPQKVKLFHASIWENISLGREVDEQEVLVLLQLVGLGQRFASRQQLESELFDAESTLSGGQQQRLALVRTLLLHKPVLLLDESLSGLDDRTFAMVEQALLDLEGTTVIHISHRSHCEADYDQKVVLERRK, encoded by the coding sequence GTGAGGAATCTTCATTTTATCGTGACATTAGTGGCGATTAGCCTGGTAGCAGGATTAAACGTGCTCTTTAACTACCAGATAGCAGGAGTAACAGATAGTTTAACTAGTGGGGATAGAGCTGGTTTTATTGTACAGATTTGGCAGTTGCTTGCGATTTTATGCTTGATGCTGGTGGCAGAGTTTGTTCGTCAAGTCTGCAATCAGCGGTTTTTGAATAGGATTGGCTACAAGATTCAGGCTACTCTAGTCAATCGTTTTTTGCAGGGGCCGAGCTTGCTCAAGCAATCAGAAGTAGCGGCACGAGTTTCGGCTATTCATAATGATAGCGAGATGGTCAAGGAACTCTACTATGATACCCTGTTTTCCCTCTATCAAGGAGTGGTGTCCTTCTTGTTTGCCTGTCTGGCTCTCTTTGGCTTGGATAGTCAGGTATCCATAGCAATCCTGCTTTTGACCTTGGTGCCGATTGGGCTTCCCTACCTTTTTCAAAATAGTAGGCAAAGGGTTCAGGAGGCCATCTCTCAGGAGAAGGCTGCCTATCAGATTCTACTCAATGACCTCCTTTCAGGTCTAGTCATTATCAAAAATGCCGATCGTAGCCAGTATTTTTCTGACAAGACAAATGATCAATACAAACGAATCTATCAACTGGAAGACCGGAAGGCTTTTCTGTCAGCCTTGTTGAATGTCTTATCTGGTTTGTTCTTCTATCTATTGACGGTTCTGATTCTCTGTTTGGGAGGTCAAAGGATTTTGGCAGGGCAAATGACAGTAGGAGCCTTGGTGGCAATTTATAGTATTTCTTTAGAATTGACCATGCCGATTAGCTTAATTGCATCGTCTATTGCGGATATGGCTTCTGTTCGCAATCTACGTGAGCAGCTCTTAAAACAGGAACCAGCTCTGCCTTTTTCCCAAAAAACCAAACACCCCTTCACCTCTCTTCAGGTGCGCAATCTTTCTTTTTCTATAGAAGGAACTCCCCTGTTTTCGGAGTTGAGTCTAAACTTTGAGCCTGGGAAGAAGTATCTGATTCAGGGAGAGAGCGGCGTAGGTAAATCGACCTTAGCCTACCTCCTGATGGGACAGATGGGGCAGGGTGATGAAGGAGTCTATCTGAATGGGCAGCCTTTGAAGGAATTGGGAGAAGAGGTGGCTCAATCTTATCTTGCCTTTCTGCCACAAAAAGTGAAACTTTTTCATGCCAGCATCTGGGAGAATATCAGTTTGGGAAGGGAGGTCGACGAGCAGGAGGTTCTTGTCTTGTTGCAGTTAGTAGGACTGGGACAACGATTTGCTAGTCGTCAGCAGTTAGAAAGCGAGCTCTTTGATGCAGAATCAACTCTTTCAGGTGGGCAACAACAACGCCTGGCCTTGGTACGGACCCTCTTGCTCCACAAACCTGTCTTGCTCCTAGATGAATCTCTTTCAGGTTTAGATGATCGGACCTTTGCCATGGTGGAACAAGCCCTGCTAGACTTGGAGGGGACAACGGTCATTCATATCAGTCACCGCTCGCATTGTGAGGCAGACTATGACCAGAAGGTGGTGCTGGAGAGAAGAAAGTAA
- a CDS encoding class II fructose-bisphosphate aldolase, which yields MPLVSAEKFVQAARDNGYAVGGFNTNNLEWTQAILRAAEAKQAPVLIQTSMGAAKYMGGYKVARNLIANLIESMNITVPVAIHLDHGHYEDALECIEVGYTSIMFDGSHLPVEENLAKAKEVVELAHAKGISVEAEVGTIGGEEDGIVGTGELAPIEDAVAMVATGIDFLAAGIGNIHGPYPENWEGLDLDHLRKLTEAVPGFPIVLHGGSGIPDAQIQEAIKLGVAKVNVNTECQIAFANATRKFAAAYEANEAEYDKKKLFDPRKFLADGVKAIQASVEERIDVFGSANKA from the coding sequence ATGCCATTAGTTTCAGCAGAAAAATTTGTCCAAGCAGCTCGTGACAACGGTTATGCAGTTGGTGGATTTAACACAAACAACCTTGAGTGGACTCAAGCTATCTTGCGTGCAGCAGAAGCAAAACAAGCTCCAGTTCTTATCCAAACTTCTATGGGTGCAGCTAAGTACATGGGTGGTTACAAAGTAGCTCGCAACTTGATCGCTAACTTGATCGAGTCAATGAACATCACAGTTCCAGTTGCTATTCACCTTGACCACGGTCACTACGAAGATGCACTTGAGTGTATCGAAGTTGGTTACACTTCTATCATGTTTGACGGTTCACACCTTCCAGTAGAAGAAAACCTTGCAAAAGCAAAAGAAGTTGTAGAATTGGCACACGCTAAAGGTATCTCAGTTGAAGCTGAAGTTGGTACTATCGGTGGTGAAGAAGACGGTATCGTTGGTACTGGTGAATTGGCTCCAATCGAAGACGCAGTAGCAATGGTTGCGACTGGTATTGACTTCTTGGCAGCTGGTATCGGTAACATCCACGGTCCATACCCAGAAAACTGGGAAGGTCTTGACCTTGACCACTTGCGTAAATTGACTGAAGCTGTACCAGGTTTCCCAATCGTATTGCACGGTGGTTCAGGTATTCCAGATGCACAAATCCAAGAAGCAATCAAATTGGGTGTTGCTAAAGTTAACGTTAACACTGAGTGCCAAATCGCATTTGCAAACGCAACTCGTAAGTTTGCGGCGGCTTATGAAGCAAACGAAGCAGAATACGACAAGAAAAAACTCTTTGACCCACGTAAATTCTTGGCTGACGGTGTAAAAGCTATCCAAGCATCTGTTGAAGAGCGTATCGACGTATTTGGTTCAGCGAACAAAGCTTAA
- the rpmB gene encoding 50S ribosomal protein L28, producing MAKVCYFTGRKTVSGNNRSHAMNQTKRAVKPNLQKVTVLIDGKPKKVWASARALKSGKVERV from the coding sequence ATGGCTAAAGTATGTTATTTCACTGGTCGTAAGACTGTATCAGGTAACAACCGTTCACACGCTATGAACCAAACAAAACGCGCAGTTAAACCAAACCTTCAAAAAGTTACTGTTTTGATTGACGGTAAACCTAAAAAAGTTTGGGCTTCAGCTCGTGCTCTTAAATCAGGCAAAGTAGAACGCGTTTAA
- a CDS encoding Asp23/Gls24 family envelope stress response protein, with translation MTVKINTKDGQIELTDEVIATVVGGAATEIFGVVGMASKSALKDNFQALLGKENYSKGVVIKTTEEGQIVVDVYTVMSYGVKISEVSRNIQERVQFNLENQLGIAVDAVNVYIQNIKVVGE, from the coding sequence ATGACGGTTAAGATCAATACCAAAGATGGCCAAATTGAATTGACAGATGAAGTCATTGCAACGGTTGTTGGTGGTGCGGCGACTGAGATTTTCGGTGTCGTTGGCATGGCTAGCAAATCTGCCCTTAAAGATAATTTCCAAGCCCTTCTCGGAAAGGAAAATTATTCCAAAGGTGTTGTCATTAAAACAACAGAAGAAGGGCAAATCGTGGTGGACGTTTACACTGTGATGAGCTATGGAGTGAAAATCAGTGAAGTATCCCGCAATATCCAAGAGCGTGTTCAATTTAACCTTGAGAACCAATTGGGCATTGCAGTTGATGCGGTCAACGTCTATATCCAAAATATCAAAGTCGTAGGAGAATAA
- a CDS encoding DAK2 domain-containing protein: protein MSKITTSLFQEMVQAASTRLNKQAEYVNSLNVFPVPDGDTGTNMGMTITNGAKEVADKPANTVGEVAQILSKGLLMGARGNSGVITSQLFRGFGQSVKGKVELDGKDLAQAFQHGVEVAYKAVMKPVEGTILTVSRGAATAALKKAEETDDAVEVMRATLEGANRALKKTPEMLPVLKEVGVVDSGGQGLVYIYEGFLSALTGEYIASEDFEATPAVMSEMINAEHHKSVAGHVATEDITFGYCTEIMVALRQGPTYVKDFDYEEFRNYLNDLGDSLLVVNDDEIVKVHVHTEDPGLVMQAGLQYGSLVKVKVDNMREQHEAQVEKEESFQKPAEQKEYGIIAVAAGEGLTEIFKSQGVDYVISGGQTMNPSTEDFVNAIELVNARNVILLPNNKNILMAAQTAAEVAEVAVKVVETKTLPQGFTSLLAFDPSRDLESNFEAMTASLAEVKSGSVTTAVRDTTIDGLEIHENDNLGMVDGKIVVSNPDMMETLVATFEKMLDEDSEIVTIYIGEDGNEELAQTLAEQLEEQFEDVEVEIHQGNQPVYPYLFSVE, encoded by the coding sequence GTGTCTAAAATTACTACCAGTTTATTCCAAGAAATGGTGCAAGCAGCATCTACTCGATTGAATAAACAAGCTGAATATGTAAACTCATTAAACGTCTTCCCGGTACCAGATGGTGATACTGGAACCAACATGGGCATGACCATTACAAATGGTGCCAAAGAAGTGGCGGATAAGCCGGCAAATACAGTTGGTGAAGTCGCTCAAATCTTGTCAAAAGGTTTGCTCATGGGTGCTCGCGGAAACTCTGGTGTTATTACGTCACAATTGTTCCGTGGTTTTGGTCAGTCTGTCAAAGGCAAGGTTGAATTGGATGGTAAGGACTTGGCGCAAGCCTTCCAACATGGTGTCGAAGTGGCTTATAAGGCTGTAATGAAACCAGTTGAGGGGACAATCTTGACGGTTTCTCGTGGCGCAGCTACGGCAGCTCTTAAAAAAGCAGAAGAAACTGATGATGCGGTTGAGGTTATGCGTGCGACTCTAGAAGGTGCCAACCGTGCCCTCAAGAAAACACCTGAGATGCTTCCAGTCTTGAAAGAGGTTGGGGTTGTCGATTCAGGTGGTCAAGGTCTTGTTTATATTTACGAAGGCTTCCTGTCAGCTCTGACAGGCGAGTACATTGCGTCAGAGGATTTTGAAGCGACACCAGCTGTCATGTCTGAGATGATCAATGCCGAACACCACAAGTCAGTTGCTGGTCATGTAGCGACTGAGGATATTACCTTTGGTTACTGTACAGAAATCATGGTAGCTCTTCGCCAAGGCCCTACTTATGTGAAGGACTTTGATTATGAAGAATTCCGCAACTATCTTAATGACCTTGGGGATTCCCTCCTAGTTGTCAACGATGATGAAATCGTAAAAGTCCATGTCCATACAGAAGATCCAGGTTTGGTCATGCAAGCGGGTCTTCAATACGGTAGCTTGGTCAAGGTAAAAGTGGACAATATGCGTGAGCAACATGAAGCTCAGGTTGAGAAGGAAGAAAGTTTCCAAAAGCCGGCTGAACAAAAAGAATACGGCATTATTGCTGTTGCGGCAGGTGAGGGATTGACAGAAATCTTCAAATCACAAGGCGTTGATTATGTGATTTCTGGTGGTCAAACTATGAACCCTTCGACAGAAGACTTTGTCAACGCTATTGAATTGGTCAATGCTCGTAATGTCATCTTGTTGCCAAACAACAAGAACATCTTGATGGCTGCTCAGACTGCAGCAGAAGTTGCGGAAGTTGCGGTTAAGGTTGTGGAAACTAAGACCCTGCCACAAGGTTTCACTAGTTTGCTTGCCTTTGATCCAAGTCGTGATTTGGAAAGTAACTTTGAAGCCATGACGGCATCTCTCGCAGAGGTGAAAAGCGGTAGCGTGACGACTGCAGTCCGTGACACAACCATTGATGGTCTTGAAATCCATGAGAATGACAACCTTGGTATGGTTGATGGTAAGATTGTGGTTTCTAACCCAGATATGATGGAGACGCTTGTTGCTACCTTTGAGAAAATGCTCGATGAAGATAGCGAGATTGTTACTATATACATCGGTGAAGATGGTAATGAAGAATTGGCTCAAACTCTTGCTGAACAGCTAGAAGAACAATTTGAAGATGTCGAGGTCGAAATCCATCAAGGAAATCAACCAGTCTACCCATATCTTTTCAGCGTAGAATAA